From Triticum urartu cultivar G1812 unplaced genomic scaffold, Tu2.1 TuUngrouped_contig_527, whole genome shotgun sequence, the proteins below share one genomic window:
- the LOC125528995 gene encoding uncharacterized protein LOC125528995, protein MARRGFFGYDPYDCYYPASPYAYDYDPYYHSPAVDAFFAEPLVTARRRAPTQHDDGFFPGFRVSEPAARTRARPRPSSGSPKSCPDCYEVEVTGPEPDSPPAVPRKPAPSAEEAAARVQAAARGLLARRMVREVRAVERQAKAVAARVAAEAEALREDARARIGLGEELMRLLLRLDGVRGAREYRRRVTRRVLTLQDAVDALEAAPAVVTADAPEVQNAEEEAEDGMEPELELPVEDNTAADPLVAETTDTAAMEVDVASPVDVVVDEAETELVAEGEKASEAEGEWEMVATGDGDVSTGEKEPTPPKAQQQQEQAHKEKKTVTTDGLDAKKLMEMVAALCEQSAQQCTLIGSLAERVDTLERAVRRVEETDRCRRRNKNTNKDGKKNTSFYSD, encoded by the coding sequence ATGGCACGCCGTGGTTTTTTTGGGTATGATCCCTACGACTGCTACTACCCTGCGTCGCCCTACGCCTACGATTACGATCCATACTACCACAGTCCCGCCGTCGACGCGTTCTTCGCCGAGCCGCTCGTGACGGCCCGCCGGAGGGCCCCGACGCAGCACGACGACGGCTTCTTCCCTGGATTCAGAGTCTCCGAGCCGGCGGCGCGGACCAGGGCGCGTCCCAGGCCCAGCAGCGGGTCCCCGAAGAGCTGCCCCGACTGCTACGAGGTGGAGGTCACAGGGCCCGAGCCTGACTCGCCGCCCGCGGTGCCGAGGAAGCCGGCGCCGTCAGCGGAGGAGGCCGCGGCGAGGGtgcaggcggcggcgcgcgggctgCTCGCTCGTCGCATGGTGCGGGAGGTGCGTGCGGTGGAGCGCCAGGCCAAGGCCGTGGCCGCGAGGGTGGCGGCCGAGGCGGAGGCGCTCCGCGAGGACGCCCGTGCGCGGATCGGCCTCGGGGAGGAGCTCATGCGGCTGCTGCTCCGTCTCGACGGCGTGCGCGGTGCCCGGGAGTACCGCAGGAGGGTCACCAGGCGCGTGCTCACGCTCCAGGACGCAGTTGACGCTCTCGAGGCCGCGCCCGCGGTGGTGACCGCCGATGCGCCGGAAGTTCAGAATGCAGAGGAAGAAGCAGAGGATGGGATGGAACCGGAGTTGGAGCTGCCGGTTGAGGACAACACTGCGGCTGATCCTCTGGTTGCCGAGACAACTGACACGGCGGCAATGGAGGTTGACGTGGCGAGCCCCGTCGACGTCGTCGTGGACGAGGCCGAGACCGAACTGGTGGCGGAAGGGGAGAAGGCCTCGGAGGCGGAGGGGGAGTGGGAGATGGTGGCGACGGGAGACGGCGACGTCTCCACTGGCGAGAAGGAACCTACACCACCCAAAGCGCAGCAGCAGCAAGAACAGGCACATAAGGAGAAGAAAACGGTGACCACCGACGGGCTGGACGCGAAGAAACTGATGGAGATGGTGGCGGCACTGTGCGAGCAGAGCGCGCAGCAGTGCACTCTGATTGGCTCCCTGGCAGAGCGGGTGGACACACTGGAGCGCGCCGTCCGGCGGGTGGAGGAGACCGACCGGTGCAGACGGAGGAACAAGAACACCAACAAGGACGGCAAGAAGAACACTAGCTTCTACAGCGACTAG